Proteins from one Daphnia pulicaria isolate SC F1-1A chromosome 3, SC_F0-13Bv2, whole genome shotgun sequence genomic window:
- the LOC124328444 gene encoding uncharacterized protein LOC124328444 — MSLSTVKKKKRGAHCFICGSTEDDENHRFGTFEVNTKRLSEWEKLIPKPGLKVRSAICGRHFDAYDIIKGKEIGGIFQPFKHWKLKDHSTPKHFLCEPVDPLAESRNCSQAKKGGPKIRNPFADCNNENRKALASKSFSIGGTSKRIPLSDCSTDGNRQPLISKASNNGTLINLASPREHFEMIDSINPMDPNVTVVNNLSGAAQGEGSVTLHDPGANDVPALSERLASTESEATEAGFSTMDHEPSDQDEGNPAVRDHGANDLPTLSETLAPTESEATDACFSSTDNEPSDQDEGNPAVRNHGTNDHRAPSERLASTESEATEAGFSSMDHEPTLNSGVRVGL, encoded by the exons atgtCGTTATCgacagtaaaaaagaaaaagcgtgGTGCACATTGTTTCATTTGTGGATCAActgaagatgatgaaaaccatAGATTTGGAACTTTTGAAGTTAACACGAAGAGGCTTTCAGAGTGGGAAAAATTGATTCCTAAACCTGGATTGAAGGTTCGCTCAGCTATCTGTGGTCGGCATTTTGATGCCTATGACATTATTAAAGGGAAAGAAATTGGAGGAATTTTCCAGCCGTTCAAGCATTGGAAACTCAAAGACCACTCTACACCAAAGCACTTTCTAT GTGAACCTGTTGATCCTCTTGCTGAATCTCGCAATTGTTCCCAAGCTAAGAAAG GTGGGCCCAAGATACGTAACCCATTTGCTGATTGCAACAATGAAAATCGTAAAGCTCTTGCTTCCAAATCTTTTAGTATTG GTGGGACCTCTAAACGGATTCCATTATCTGATTGTAGCACTGATGGAAATCGACAGCCTCTCATTTCCAAAGCTTCAAACAATG GTACACTCATCAATTTAGCTAGTCCCCGAGAACACTTTGAGATGATTGATAGCATTAATCCAATGGACCCAAATGTGACTGTTGTCAATAATTTGTCGGGGGCAGCTCAAG gTGAGGGCAGTGTCACACTTCATGACCCTGGAGCCAACGACGTTCCGGCCCTCTCTGAAAGGCTAGCTTCGACTGAATCTGAAGCAACAGAAGCTGGTTTTTCTACTATGGATCATGAGCCCAGTGACCAAGACGAGGGTAATCCTGCAGTACGTGACCATGGAGCCAACGATCTTCCGACCCTCTCTGAAACGCTAGCTCCAACTGAATCTGAAGCAACAGatgcttgtttttcttcaacggaTAATGAGCCAAGCGACCAAGACGAGGGCAATCCTGCAGTACGTAACCATGGAACCAACGATCATCGGGCCCCCTCTGAAAGGTTAGCTTCGACTGAATCTGAAGCAACAGAAgctggtttttcttcaatggaTCATGAGCCAACACTTAATTCTGGTGTAAGAGTTGGCCTATGA
- the LOC124328445 gene encoding uncharacterized protein K02A2.6-like, translated as MTSAADALAAANAATAAIAANDARIDAIEVGQTAIATQLAPLLAIVQAGGAGGGAGGGGAGGGGGGGAGGGAGAGGGGGAGGGGGAGGGGGAGGGGPLLPPLPPQRRRLDPSGVDKLHSDISIPLLKSWRNRWNDFMELSQLASYPITEQMAAFRMSLDPTMQQVVEVGLNITPATITTPDQVLDRIADYIRAKRNVALDRVAFEERKQGPSESFDYFYIGLRRLADAADLCGTCTETRLVTRIIAGTRDTETEKKLLALSPFPTLQATVNICRSEESARANERILSGQSGVAAILTKQGQSDRRPYKNECGSCGRASHAPEESCPPVGKSCHLCGKPNHFSPKCPNRNKEKTGTSGGASGGAKSKMAHIIIGNIQANQNRRGSPTISLEILEEDGAVAALLTNAIPDPGAEVSVCGKDVMEAIGISESQLAASSFDLVMADRSSPLLSIGQRDLTVRYSDQSARITVVFCPEISGMLLCRVDCISLNILHQDYPKPLVPINSLRATDAPLHPGDTVAPSSGPFLRGVYIPVEPSAEQISVVESAIMAEFDVVFDQDDELRQMVGPDMEIQIRDDAVPFYVNGARPIAFGDRVEVKNKLDELVKKKVIVPVSEPSEWAAPLVVIRGPGGKLRICVDHTRLNKFVKRPTHPTRTPRDAVAEIDSECRFFTSFDAVNGYYQIPLHPSSQHLTTFMTPWGRYKFLRASMGLCSSGDEYNRRADAAFAAMTNTIRVVDDLLRFDRSFPSHVAGVCAILQAARVAGITFSKEKFRFAQPRISWVGYDIQHGGITIEEGKLKALSQFPRPTNISELRSFMGLVEQLAGFSTEVAAAKAPLRPLLSTRNPYVWTADHDQAFEAVKLALVSPPVLVHFDPGRETTIQVDASRKNGMGYALLQRHGDSWRLVDANSRWCTDTESRYAIVELELTAVEWAIRKCRLYLSGLPNFTLMVDHQALVAILDKYTLDAIDNPKIQRLKERLSPYSFTTVWRRGKDHAIPDALSRAPVNDPAVDDECVGTELAFSVRHVVIQSVNAIIEPEDEAVSPSHLPDHLLDDLRTGAAADPHYLDLIAAVESGFPTNRALIPTHIRQFWSIRDQLSTDGGLVLYGSRIVIPLASRRKILTKLHAAHQGIVRTKRRAQQTVNWPGITNDVTMLVERCATCQERLASQGQEPLLADPMPTYVFEDVSVDLFQHGSLHVFVYADRLSGWPVVHQWKHDPTAREVMQAVISNFVELGVPMRLRSDNGPQFDAGIFQAALQRWGVGWGNSTPHYPQSNGHAEAAVKAVKELVLKLAPSGDLSSEEFLAGLLEFRNNPHETGLSPAQIVLGHQLRSIVSAHRSSYASQWKEVMAARERQAEANVATKFRFDSRTRPLCPLPVGAPVRVQGNKTKLWSHIGVIVAVGRYRSYRVKFASGSVLWRNRRFIRLMVPSTAEEEGGAEPESTETSDQHAAATMDRPEDGRQPAATIPPAPRRSARQRKPRVMFSV; from the coding sequence ATGACGTCGGCAGCGGATGCGTTGGCAGCAGCCaacgcagcaacagcagctatCGCGGCTAACGACGCACGGATCGACGCCATTGAAGTCGGTCAGACGGCCATTGCTACCCAATTGGCACCACTTTTGGCCATCGTTCAAGCTGGCGGCGCCGGCGGCGGTGCtggaggtggtggtgctggcggAGGCGGTGGCGGTGGCGCTGGCGGAGGTGCAGGTGCTGGTGGAGGCGGTGGCGCTGGTGGAGGTGGCGGTGCTGGTGGAGGCGGTGGCGCTGGTGGCGGTGGACCTTTGTTGCCTCCATTACCCCCCCAAAGACGGCGACTGGATCCATCCGGAGTTGACAAACTTCACAGCGATATATCTATTCCGCTTTTGAAATCATGGAGGAATCGGTGGAATGATTTTATGGAACTAAGTCAGCTGGCTAGTTACCCTATCACGGAACAGATGGCAGCATTCCGAATGTCACTGGATCCCACAATGCAACAAGTGGTGGAGGTTGGACTAAACATCACTCCGGCGACTATAACCACTCCCGACCAAGTGCTCGACCGCATCGCGGATTATATTCGTGCTAAGCGGAATGTTGCACTGGACCGCGTGGCGTTCGAAGAGCGGAAGCAGGGACCGTCAGAATCATTCGACTACTTCTATATCGGGTTGCGTCGGCTGGCGGACGCGGCAGACTTGTGCGGAACATGCACAGAAACGAGATTGGTAACGCGCATCATTGCAGGAACTCGGGACACGGAAACGGAAAAGAAACTGCTGGCTCTTAGTCCGTTCCCAACATTACAAGCCACGGTCAACATTTGTCGGAGCGAAGAATCAGCTCGGGCAAATGAGCGCATTCTCAGTGGGCAATCCGGAGTGGCAGCAATTTTGACGAAACAAGGTCAATCAGACCGTCGCCCATACAAAAATGAGTGCGGATCATGCGGCCGGGCATCTCATGCTCCAGAAGAAAGCTGTCCGCCGGTTGGAAAGTCGTGCCATCTATGTGGAAAACCGAACCACTTCTCCCCGAAATGTCCCAACCGGAATAAGGAAAAAACCGGCACGAGCGGTGGCGCTAGTGGTGGCGCCAAATCCAAGATGGCGCATATCATCATTGGAAACATCCAGGCCAACCAAAATCGCCGGGGGTCCCCTACTATATCCCTGGAAATATTGGAAGAAGACGGCGCAGTAGCAGCACTGCTTACTAATGCAATTCCGGATCCTGGCGCTGAAGTTAGTGTGTGCGGAAAGGACGTCATGGAGGCCATCGGAATATCTGAAAGTCAGTTGGCAGCTTCATCGTTCGACTTGGTTATGGCAGACCGCTCGTCGCCACTGTTGTCTATTGGGCAACGGGATCTGACAGTGCGGTACAGTGATCAAAGTGCCCGCATCACGGTCGTGTTTTGCCCTGAGATTAGTGGAATGCTGCTATGCCGAGTAGACTGTATCAGTCTGAACATTCTACATCAGGATTATCCTAAACCGTTGGTGCCGATAAATTCTTTAAGGGCGACGGACGCTCCATTACATCCGGGCGACACGGTAGCCCCTTCTAGCGGTCCCTTTCTCCGCGGCGTTTACATTCCGGTGGAGCCTAGTGCGGAACAGATTTCTGTCGTCGAATCGGCCATCATGGCAGAATTTGATGTAGTGTTCGACCAAGACGACGAGTTACGTCAGATGGTTGGCCCAGACATGGAGATACAAATACGCGATGATGCTGTCCCCTTCTACGTCAATGGCGCGCGCCCGATTGCGTTCGGCGACCGCGTCGAAGTCAAGAATAAGTTGGACGAACTGGTCAAGAAGAAAGTGATTGTGCCTGTCAGTGAGCCGTCGGAGTGGGCCGCACCGTTGGTAGTGATCCGCGGTCCAGGCGGTAAGCTTCGGATTTGTGTCGACCACACGCGCTTAAATAAATTCGTCAAACGGCCTACACACCCGACTCGCACGCCACGGGACGCAGTGGCCGAAATCGACAGCGAATGTCGCTTCTTCACTAGTTTCGACGCTGTGAACGGTTACTACCAAATCCCCCTTCATCCATCCAGCCAGCACCTCACAACGTTCATGACTCCATGGGGACGGTATAAATTCTTACGCGCATCCATGGGCCTATGCAGCTCCGGCGATGAGTACAACCGGCGGGCGGACGCGGCATTTGCAGCCATGACCAACACCATAAGAGTGGTGGACGATTTGCTGCGCTTTGATCGCTCGTTTCCATCACATGTCGCCGGCGTCTGCGCGATCTTGCAAGCCGCCCGTGTAGCTGGGATTACGTTTAGTAAGGAAAAGTTTCGCTTCGCCCAACCCCGAATTTCTTGGGTCGGCTATGACATTCAACACGGCGGCATCACAATCGAGGAAGGTAAATTGAAGGCATTATCACAGTTCCCCCGCCCAACCAATATCTCGGAGCTCCGATCATTTATGGGCTTGGTAGAACAGTTGGCGGGATTCTCAACAGAAGTAGCTGCCGCAAAAGCCCCTCTACGCCCTCTGCTCAGCACTCGCAACCCATATGTCTGGACGGCAGACCACGACCAGGCCTtcgaagcagtgaagctagccCTCGTTTCTCCTCCAGTGCTCGTTCATTTCGACCCGGGACGAGAAACTACAATTCAGGTCGACGCGTCGCGGAAAAATGGCATGGGATACGCCCTACTACAGCGCCACGGCGATTCATGGCGGTTGGTGGACGCCAACTCACGCTGGTGTACGGACACCGAATCCCGATATGCCATCGTGGAACTGGAGTTGACCGCCGTAGAATGGGCTATCCGGAAGTGCCGCCTGTACCTGTCGGGCCTACCTAATTTCACGTTGATGGTCGACCATCAAGCGCTGGTGGCGATCCTTGACAAATATACCCTCGACGCAATCGACAATCCAAAAATCCAGCGACTTAAGGAGCGCTTGTCCCCATATTCTTTTACCACCGTGTGGCGCAGGGGAAAAGACCATGCAATACCGGACGCACTTTCACGAGCACCCGTGAACGACCCGGCAGTGGACGATGAATGCGTTGGGACGGAACTAGCATTCTCCGTGCGTCATGTAGTTATTCAGAGCGTCAACGCAATTATCGAACCGGAAGACGAAGCAGTTTCACCGAGTCATCTGCCGGATCACCTTCTCGACGATTTACGCACGGGAGCAGCAGCCGATCCTCATTACCTTGACCTCATCGCTGCAGTTGAATCCGGATTTCCTACGAATCGTGCGCTCATTCCGACCCACATCCGTCAATTCTGGTCAATTCGCGATCAGCTGTCCACAGATGGCGGCCTCGTTCTGTACGGCTCGCGCATCGTTATCCCTCTCGCATCACGCCGTAAAATCCTCACGAAATTGCACGCGGCTCATCAAGGGATCGTGAGGACAAAACGGCGCGCACAACAGACCGTTAATTGGCCGGGAATCACCAATGACGTCACGATGTTGGTGGAGCGCTGCGCCACCTGCCAGGAACGCTTGGCGAGCCAAGGCCAGGAACCGCTGTTGGCCGATCCTATGCCAACGTATGTTTTTGAAGACGTCTCCGTGGACTTGTTCCAACATGGGTCTCTACATGTCTTCGTTTATGCCGACCGTCTGTCAGGGTGGCCGGTAGTGCATCAGTGGAAGCATGACCCGACGGCCCGGGAGGTGATGCAGGCCGTCATCAGCAACTTCGTGGAATTGGGTGTTCCGATGCGCCTTCGTTCGGATAACGGCCCGCAATTTGATGCCGGAATTTTTCAGGCGGCTCTTCAACGCTGGGGAGTAGGGTGGGGCAATTCCACCCCGCACTATCCCCAAAGTAACGGGCATGCAGAGGCGGCGGTAAAAGCGGTGAAGGAGTTGGTGCTGAAGCTGGCCCCATCCGGAGATTTATCATCGGAGGAGTTCCTCGCCGGATTGCTGGAATTCCGGAATAATCCGCACGAGACGGGACTGTCGCCGGCTCAAATCGTCCTTGGCCATCAGCTCCGCTCTATCGTTTCAGCTCACCGCTCATCCTACGCCAGCCAATGGAAAGAGGTTATGGCGGCGCGAGAACGACAGGCTGAAGCGAACGTGGCCACGAAATTCCGCTTTGACTCCCGAACCCGTCCACTCTGCCCCCTCCCCGTCGGGGCGCCGGTACGTGTTCAGGGTAACAAGACAAAATTATGGAGCCACATTGGGGTGATCGTCGCGGTTGGCCGATACCGGTCATATCGTGTCAAATTCGCTAGCGGCAGCGTGCTTTGGCGCAACAGGCGATTCATCCGTCTCATGGTACCTTCAACGGCCGAGGAAGAGGGCGGCGCAGAACCGGAGTCAACGGAGACGAGCGACCAACACGCAGCGGCGACCATGGACCGCCCGGAAGACGGGCGGCAGCCGGCAGCAACCATCCCACCAGCTCCCCGCAGAAGCGCCCGTCAACGCAAGCCCCGGGTTATGTTTTCAGTCTAA